A single genomic interval of Methyloceanibacter caenitepidi harbors:
- a CDS encoding efflux RND transporter permease subunit has product MTAGFGIEKLGLLAQRFPRITLLIVAVLTIPLAFAAAKVEFSSDIREIFRSGTEEFRNLQMVEKQYPQTGEDVLLLVQAPDLFSRKNLEHLRDLHLNLHFAEGVKHVTSMFSAHDAPDASGNAEAVFPMELDGVDILNLRDTLLAHPFVSGKLLSADATTALFVVAIEPRPKIDDLRVVADDMRQVTDEALAGTDMKPELSGVAFFRLEIVGALIRDQRLLIGAGFAVSLIICLLFFRSPIYALLAGVPAGIAVLWTLGITELRGQEITVLTGVVPGLVTVLVFASSLHLLFGIKRKVVAGEGAREAIVSSVRDIGPACVLAAMTTAIALLSLTLVPHTLVSGFGLTAAIGTAVAFLTTITVLPALGTLLLGRRGRKENSDRTLDRIFTATSAICRRLGRTILGNPTAFLVAGLIVAIGAGILYATISPSYQYRDYLPANSQSSRVMDVVDKEFGGTEAILLHIQWPKDKPLDPAQVLAVVGDAHETLETLPLVTRAVSLHSIESWMLEGGLKQEQVLDFLEESQSPFVERMMSVDEHSALVSGYFPAVDASELVPVLDALETDLEALRAAHPGVRFIATGIAPHSARASYDMIVELNRSLLIAIGLNILLIGLVFWSLRAGLYSMVTNVLPIAVAGAILHLTGAGLQFTCVVAFTIGFGIAVDNAIHILNYYRLMRTNGEAVTPALEETIATIGPALAVGCLVLIVGFGGTVLSELPSLRLFGEVVIMLLATALLANLLVLPALIAFVEGRAWRTGAPRPTVKSS; this is encoded by the coding sequence ATGACGGCGGGCTTCGGCATCGAAAAGCTGGGACTGCTGGCGCAGCGCTTCCCGCGAATCACTCTGCTGATTGTCGCCGTGCTGACCATTCCGCTGGCCTTTGCCGCTGCAAAGGTCGAGTTCTCCAGCGACATTCGCGAGATCTTCCGTTCCGGGACGGAGGAGTTCCGCAATCTCCAAATGGTGGAGAAGCAGTATCCGCAGACCGGGGAGGATGTGCTGCTGCTGGTGCAGGCGCCGGATCTCTTCAGCCGCAAAAATCTCGAGCATCTGCGCGACCTCCACCTGAACCTTCACTTCGCCGAAGGCGTGAAACACGTCACGTCGATGTTTTCGGCGCACGACGCGCCGGATGCCTCAGGTAATGCCGAGGCGGTCTTCCCGATGGAACTCGACGGCGTGGATATTCTGAACTTGCGCGACACGCTGCTGGCCCACCCCTTTGTTTCCGGCAAGCTTCTATCGGCGGATGCGACGACGGCGCTGTTCGTGGTCGCGATCGAGCCCCGGCCGAAAATCGACGATCTTCGCGTCGTCGCGGACGATATGCGGCAGGTGACCGACGAAGCGCTGGCGGGCACGGACATGAAGCCCGAGCTCAGCGGCGTAGCGTTCTTCCGTCTCGAGATCGTCGGCGCCTTGATCCGCGATCAGCGTCTCCTGATCGGGGCGGGCTTCGCGGTGTCGCTTATTATCTGCCTACTGTTCTTCCGCAGCCCCATCTACGCCTTGCTCGCCGGCGTGCCGGCAGGCATCGCGGTTCTGTGGACCCTGGGGATCACGGAGTTGCGCGGGCAGGAGATCACCGTGCTGACAGGCGTGGTGCCGGGGCTGGTCACAGTGCTGGTCTTTGCAAGCTCGCTGCATCTGCTGTTCGGCATCAAACGCAAAGTTGTTGCGGGGGAGGGCGCGCGCGAGGCGATCGTATCGTCCGTGCGGGACATCGGCCCGGCTTGCGTCCTCGCAGCGATGACGACCGCAATCGCACTGCTGTCCCTTACGCTTGTGCCGCATACGCTTGTGTCCGGCTTCGGTCTCACCGCCGCCATCGGCACGGCCGTCGCCTTCCTGACGACGATCACGGTCCTTCCGGCGCTGGGGACGCTGCTCCTGGGCCGGCGCGGGAGAAAGGAAAATTCGGATCGTACACTCGACCGCATCTTCACAGCCACGAGCGCGATCTGCAGGCGGTTGGGCCGCACCATACTCGGCAACCCCACCGCCTTTCTTGTCGCCGGGCTCATCGTTGCGATCGGTGCAGGCATTCTCTACGCCACAATCAGCCCAAGCTATCAGTACAGGGACTATTTGCCGGCCAACAGCCAGTCTTCGCGGGTCATGGACGTGGTCGACAAAGAGTTTGGCGGTACCGAGGCCATCCTCCTCCATATCCAATGGCCGAAAGACAAGCCTCTCGATCCTGCGCAGGTTCTTGCCGTGGTCGGGGACGCGCATGAGACCCTGGAGACGCTGCCACTCGTGACGCGCGCGGTGTCCCTGCACAGCATCGAATCCTGGATGCTGGAGGGCGGCCTCAAGCAGGAGCAAGTCCTGGACTTCCTGGAGGAGTCGCAGTCGCCGTTCGTGGAGCGCATGATGTCGGTGGACGAGCATTCGGCGCTGGTGTCCGGCTATTTTCCAGCGGTGGACGCCTCCGAACTCGTGCCCGTTCTAGACGCGCTCGAGACCGATCTCGAAGCGTTGCGGGCGGCGCATCCGGGCGTGCGTTTCATCGCCACCGGGATCGCCCCTCATTCCGCGCGGGCCAGCTACGACATGATCGTCGAGCTCAACCGCAGTCTGTTGATCGCAATCGGGCTCAATATTCTCCTGATCGGCCTCGTCTTCTGGTCGTTGCGAGCAGGGCTCTACAGCATGGTGACCAACGTCCTGCCCATCGCCGTTGCCGGTGCAATCCTCCATCTCACGGGCGCAGGCCTGCAATTCACCTGTGTGGTCGCTTTCACCATCGGTTTCGGCATCGCGGTGGACAATGCCATTCACATCCTGAACTACTATCGTTTGATGCGGACCAACGGCGAAGCCGTGACGCCGGCCCTCGAGGAGACCATCGCCACTATCGGTCCGGCGCTTGCCGTCGGGTGCCTGGTGTTGATCGTCGGGTTTGGAGGCACGGTTCTCAGCGAGCTTCCCAGCCTGCGCCTGTTTGGAGAAGTCGTGATAATGCTTTTGGCAACGGCGCTGCTGGCGAACCTTTTGGTACTGCCGGCGTTGATCGCGTTTGTTGAAGGGCGGGCCTGGCGGACGGGCGCGCCGAGGCCGACGGTCAAAAGCAGCTAG